In Deltaproteobacteria bacterium, one DNA window encodes the following:
- a CDS encoding Lrp/AsnC family transcriptional regulator — protein MLDRIDLKILSILQNRGRSRLADIAEEVDLSAPAVMERVKKLEANGVIRGYQALLDAKQVGKDIAAFIGVSIGHQRDIDRFAAHMMQHPDVLECHHVTGDESFILKVKAANTSALEKLLAQIRSVEGVTRTVTKVVLSTAKESQVLELDACLAENSSGKRSKQ, from the coding sequence TTGTTAGACCGTATAGATTTAAAAATACTTTCTATTCTTCAGAACCGTGGGCGTTCTCGTCTGGCGGACATCGCTGAAGAAGTAGATTTGTCGGCGCCAGCGGTGATGGAGCGAGTGAAGAAGCTCGAGGCCAACGGCGTCATTCGCGGTTATCAAGCGTTGCTCGATGCCAAGCAAGTTGGCAAAGACATAGCGGCTTTTATCGGCGTTTCGATCGGCCATCAGCGCGACATCGATCGGTTCGCCGCGCACATGATGCAACATCCCGACGTTCTGGAATGTCATCACGTGACCGGCGACGAGAGTTTCATTCTCAAAGTTAAAGCGGCGAACACCAGCGCATTGGAAAAGCTCTTGGCGCAGATTCGCTCGGTCGAAGGTGTCACCCGGACGGTGACCAAAGTGGTTTTGTCGACCGCGAAAGAAAGCCAAGTCTTGGAGTTGGATGCTTGTTTGGCGGAAAATTCGAGCGGCAAAAGAAGCAAGCAGTAG
- a CDS encoding polyprenyl synthetase family protein, whose amino-acid sequence MNGAILIQETKSKSVTANHTASRVTERRIPSLQGATDPFSYVAEELQLVEQSLTRAIRSREQGLTDIAAHLIDGGGKRVRPLITLLAFLAFGGKRTQDIVDIATAIELIHTATLLHDDIIDGAETRRGKISAFKKFGLKSTLVAGDFLFIKAFEFAGKFDDTVVEWTADACAMLTEGEMLQGHFNRNRAVTIDDYIEIVTRKTASLFQTGAKIGAHLAGANSAAVADTEGYGLKMGIAFQMVDDILDVTGHAELLGKPTGIDLRDGNPSLPIILAVNAGAPEVCEAFEQNQPTEEQISAALALIRSSDAISEATLLAKQYAADALKSLKKLPPSRYRNGLKTLVQLIIDRDF is encoded by the coding sequence ATAAACGGAGCCATTCTGATTCAAGAGACAAAATCTAAGTCCGTCACCGCCAACCACACGGCATCGCGGGTAACGGAACGGCGAATTCCTTCACTACAAGGCGCCACCGATCCTTTTAGTTACGTCGCTGAAGAACTGCAATTGGTCGAGCAAAGCCTCACGCGTGCCATTCGTTCGCGCGAGCAAGGTCTTACCGACATCGCCGCGCATTTGATTGATGGCGGCGGCAAGCGGGTGCGCCCTCTGATCACCTTGCTGGCGTTTCTCGCCTTTGGCGGCAAACGTACCCAGGACATTGTCGATATCGCCACCGCCATCGAACTGATTCACACAGCCACCCTGCTGCATGACGACATCATCGACGGCGCAGAAACCCGCCGCGGCAAGATTTCCGCGTTTAAGAAGTTCGGTCTAAAATCCACTTTGGTCGCCGGCGATTTTCTTTTCATCAAAGCCTTCGAGTTCGCCGGCAAGTTTGACGACACCGTTGTCGAGTGGACCGCCGATGCCTGCGCCATGTTGACCGAAGGCGAAATGCTGCAAGGCCACTTCAATCGTAATCGCGCGGTCACCATTGACGACTATATTGAAATCGTCACGCGCAAAACCGCCTCGTTGTTTCAGACCGGCGCCAAGATCGGTGCCCACCTAGCCGGCGCCAATTCGGCAGCCGTGGCGGATACGGAAGGCTACGGCCTGAAAATGGGCATCGCCTTTCAAATGGTCGACGATATTCTCGACGTCACCGGACATGCGGAGCTCTTGGGCAAGCCCACGGGCATCGACCTGCGCGACGGCAACCCGTCGCTGCCGATTATCCTCGCCGTCAATGCCGGCGCTCCGGAGGTTTGCGAAGCCTTTGAGCAAAATCAGCCGACCGAAGAGCAAATTAGCGCCGCACTGGCCCTGATTCGCTCCAGCGACGCCATCTCGGAGGCCACACTGTTGGCCAAACAATACGCCGCCGATGCTCTCAAGTCGCTTAAGAAACTCCCGCCTTCACGCTACCGTAACGGCTTGAAGACTTTGGTCCAGTTGATCATCGATCGAGATTTTTAG
- a CDS encoding NADH-quinone oxidoreductase subunit B: MVNPASNGDSRFGQEQLLADTVVLTQLDKAVGWARKYSLFPYPFATACCAMEYMALSMSPYDIDRFGALLPRFSPRQADLLMVIGTVNHKLSPVLKRVYEQMSEPKWVMAFGACAASGGFYDNYATVQGIDRIIPVDVYVPGCPPRPEAVLDGLMELQSRIAARKQPI, encoded by the coding sequence ATGGTGAACCCGGCGTCTAACGGCGATTCTCGATTCGGTCAAGAACAACTCCTGGCCGACACGGTTGTGCTGACGCAGCTCGATAAAGCGGTCGGTTGGGCGCGTAAGTACTCGCTGTTTCCTTATCCGTTTGCGACGGCGTGCTGCGCCATGGAATACATGGCGCTGTCGATGTCACCCTACGACATCGATCGCTTCGGCGCCTTGCTGCCGCGCTTTAGTCCGCGCCAAGCCGACTTGCTCATGGTGATCGGCACGGTCAACCACAAATTATCGCCGGTGTTGAAGCGTGTCTACGAACAAATGTCCGAGCCCAAATGGGTGATGGCATTTGGTGCTTGCGCCGCCAGCGGTGGCTTTTACGACAACTACGCGACGGTGCAAGGAATCGATCGGATCATTCCCGTCGATGTCTATGTCCCGGGGTGTCCGCCGCGCCCGGAGGCGGTGCTCGACGGACTAATGGAACTCCAAAGTCGCATCGCCGCGCGGAAACAACCGATCTAA
- a CDS encoding ubiquinone/menaquinone biosynthesis methyltransferase: MLALDNSRDRAVQSIFDRIAGRYDLLNRVISFRLDNRWRAEAIRTLATQPGDIVLDLGAGTGDLTFAAAKRTAGRVRIVGLDFSLPMLQLAQHKKRRISHGAQTTFVLGSAMAAPIKSAACDGAMTAFVLRNVSDLPRFFAEAFRIMKPGARFVSLDMFPPTARWFAPFYNLYFYRLVPWIGGALAGDRNAYSYLSRSVRQFHSPETVAGMIAAAGFRNVAIRKFLNGAVCLHSAQKPPA; the protein is encoded by the coding sequence ATGCTTGCCCTGGATAATTCGAGAGATCGCGCAGTTCAATCCATTTTCGACCGCATCGCCGGTCGCTATGACCTGCTCAATCGGGTCATCAGTTTTCGCTTAGACAATCGTTGGCGGGCCGAAGCGATTCGCACATTGGCCACCCAGCCCGGCGACATCGTTCTCGACTTGGGCGCCGGCACGGGCGATCTTACGTTTGCCGCCGCCAAGCGCACCGCCGGCCGCGTGCGCATCGTCGGGCTGGATTTTTCTTTGCCCATGCTGCAGCTCGCCCAGCACAAGAAGCGGCGAATTTCGCACGGCGCTCAAACCACTTTCGTCCTGGGTAGCGCCATGGCTGCGCCGATCAAAAGTGCTGCCTGTGATGGCGCGATGACGGCCTTCGTGTTGCGCAACGTTTCCGATCTGCCGCGGTTTTTCGCCGAAGCGTTTCGCATCATGAAGCCGGGCGCGCGCTTTGTTTCTCTAGACATGTTTCCGCCGACGGCGCGTTGGTTTGCACCGTTTTACAATCTTTACTTTTATCGCTTGGTGCCATGGATCGGCGGCGCCTTGGCCGGCGACCGCAACGCTTATAGCTACCTCTCTCGATCGGTGCGCCAATTTCACTCGCCGGAGACAGTGGCCGGCATGATCGCGGCTGCCGGTTTTCGCAACGTCGCCATTCGTAAGTTTCTCAATGGCGCGGTCTGCTTGCATAGCGCGCAAAAACCGCCGGCTTGA